The DNA segment TCAAAAACCTTACGGAATTGGTTTTCATTTAAATCAATGTGATAATCCTTTAACTTTGATTTTAAAGCATTAACTCCTGTGTGTTTACCTAAAACAATGCGTCTTGAATGGCCCACCATTTCAGGAGACATAGGTTCATAAGTAGAAGCATTATTTAAAATTCCATGAACGTGGATACCTGATTCATGAGCAAATGCATTGGCACCAACAATCGGCTTATTAATAGGCATTTTAATACCGGTTAAACGGCTAACCAAAGTAGATAAACTGTAAAATCTGGCAGTATCTAAACCTAAATCAATACCATAAGCAACTTTAAGAGACATGACGAGTTCCTCTAATGAACAGTTGCCTGTACGCTCACCGACACCGTTGACAGTGACGTGAGCCTGATTGGCGCCACATTCAATGGCTGTTAGTGTATTGGCAGTGGCCAGTCCGAAATCGTTGTGGAAATGTACACTTAGAGGAGTTTTGAAATTGTTTTTAAGGTCTGTAATCAATTCATGAGTGACAATAGGTGTTAAAACACCGACAGTATCCGGAATATCCAAAAAATCAGCACCCGCACCGACAACTTCATTAAAGATTTCAAACAAGAAATCCCTTTCGGTTCTGGTTGCATCTTCTGCTGAAAATTCAACGGTTAGGCCATGGTCTTTAGCATATTCAACAATATTGACGGCTTTTTGGACAATTTCATCTTTAGACATTTTAAGTTTATAATCACGATGCAAAGGGGAAGTACCAATGAAAGAATGAACATAATCTAAATCCGCATCGATAACAGCATCAATATCACTTACTAAACAGCGTGCCAAACCCACAAGTGTAGAATCCAGATCTCTGGCCTTAATTTTTCTTGCTGCATTAACCTCTCCAGGTGATGATGCGGGAAATCCGACTTCAATCTTGTCGACGCCAAGGTTGTTGAGTTTTTGGGCAATTTGAATTTTTTCATCAACTGTTAGGGCAACCCCTGGTGTTTGTTCACCATCTCTTAAGGTGGTATCAAAAATATAAATTTTATCAGCAAGATTCATATCTTCTTTTTTTAAAGTTTCCATATTTTTTAAAGTCATGAGAATACTTCCCTAGTAATTAATTGATTTAAAATTGAATATTAATAAATTTTTCATTTTAATAAAAATATTTTAAAAATTGAATTTTAAGTTAAAAGGTATAATATAAACAAAATACAAATATAAAAAATATGAAATTGGGTTTTACAACACTGGCATTGTTCATGGAAGACAATAATAAAATAATAAATCTGGCAAAAGAGCACGGCTTTGAAATAATAGAAATTCTTGGAGAAGGTCCGTTTTTTGGAAAAAATAATATGGAATACAAAAACTGTGGCCTGGATATAAGAATTCATGCCGCAACTGTAGACATTAATATTGCAAGTCTTAACAGAGGAATAAGAGCTGAAAGCGTAAAGCAAATGATTCAATGCGGACAGTATGCAGAAAGTATTAATGCAAAAACAATTACGGTTCATCCCGGAATAATCGGACGTAACGAACCGCGTATCAGAAAAGCAGCACTTGAAATTGCAATTGAAAGTGTTGGAGAAATTATCGACAACACAAATGTTGAGGTGTCTGTTGAAAATATGCCTGTCAGGGCTAAATTTTTAGCAAATAAAGTTGAAGAGCTTGAAATGATTCAGAATGAAACAGGCTGTTGTCTAACGATTGATACCGGTCATGGAAATACATGCGGAAACTTAAAAGAGATGCTGGATTTAAAAAATATTAGTTATTGTCATTTAAATGATAATGACGGTGAAAAAGATCAGCACATTACCTTAGGTGAAGGTACGCTTGATTTGAATTTACTAAAAAAGATTGACACAGCCATTATTGAGCTAAACAACTTTGACAATATATTAAAAAGCAAAGAAGTCATTGATAACTTATAACATTTTATTTTATTAAAAGTTATAAATAATAACTTATAAGTTAAAACTTATAAAAAAATAAACTAAAAGTCAATGTTCGTAACTTCAAAAATATCCCGAATAATGTAGTCTGTTTTATCCATCATTTTAGGAGATACCTCTTCCTGCTGCTCGATGGTCAACACACTGATATCAGCTCTGTTAAATGCAAGTATATCATTAAGCCCGTCACCGACCATCATTACTTTATAACCCCCATCCTGAAGAATAGAAACCAGTTCACATTTACCTCTGGTTGAAACAGTGCCGTAAGCATTGTCAAGGGGAACATCAAGCATGCAGGCTAATCTATTAATGGCACCTTTTCTATCTCCGGAAGCAATATATATTTCAATACCACGAGATTTTAAGATTTCAATTGTTTCAAAGACTTTAGGGAAAAATTTACCTGCAGATGTGATGGTGTATGCAACAACACCCGAATTCATATCAACAATCAGCGCAGATCCATTGCATAATTCCATATGGGGAATTTTTTCTCTTAAAATGTCAAAACCGTCGGTAATGTCTGAAACCTTAGTTGAATTATCTGCAAAAAGGATATCTTTAACTTCAGCCTTTGAAAACTGTTTTGTAGAATAACTTATATCAAAATCAATTTCACAATTTTTAATAACATCTGAAATTAAGGTATCTGGATCCAGATTTAAAAGCTTATTAGTGTTATACTGAAGAACAACTAAAGTCAATGCATCAGCTGAGTCAATTAAATCAAGAGAGTTGATGTCTGTAAATATCTCATCATTAATCACATCTTTAATAACTCTGAATCGTTGGATTAAAGTTCCTGAGTTATCAAATACAATGGCTTTTTTCATAATTAATAATAGTTAAAAAAAATATTTAAAAGTATTTAAAAATGGGACTTTCAAAAACTTTCTATGCTTTTATGTGAGATTTCAACATTATATTCTAGTTTTAAGTCAAATCATATTTTATATGGTCCATCCCCATAAATTTGATATAAATTCTCAATACAACCAATAACAGTCAATGCAATATTGGAATATAAGTAAACAACAGATTTTTAAATCTGTATAGAGGACATAACCACATTTTTACATTTACATTTTTAAATAGTACAAATTTGTTCTACAATTCTTAAAATAAGTTTACATTCATAAGTTCCATTTTAACAGCACGATTAGATACAAGAAGACAAACAGCATATATTTAAAAGGAATTTTACCCATTTCTCTAATTTAATTAGTTATCCTCAATATTTTCGCCTAAAACGATAAAAATCATCAGATTGACGGAATTCAGAAAACTCAGGTACAAAATTGGAAAGTTTATATTCTTTTATTTCTATGCATCAATATTGGGCTTTTGTTTTGATATTGATATATTAATTTTACTGCTTTTAAATTAAAAAATAAGAAAAAATAGAACTAAAAAATTTCGTGACGCAAAAATTAGAGAAAATTCAAATCACACAGTTTTTGAAAGTGCCGAATGATTTAAAAAAAACAACTTTATAAACCTTAAAAAATAAAATAATAATATTACAAATTACGATTATTTAGGTGTTTTAATGAAGGTTATTGAGAAGTTAAACTCCATTAAAAATGGAGAAATGACAGCTAAAGAAAATGTTGAAAGCTTCATTAAAGTTATTGATGAAAATAACGAAAACATTAATGCATTTATTGAATTAAACTATGAAAATGCATTAAAACAGGCCGAAGCTATTGATAAAAAAATTGCTGACGGAAGCGATGTTGGTGCTTTAGCTGGACTGGTATTTGGTATAAAGGCAAACATTAATGTTGAAGACTTAACTATTTCTGCAGCTTCAAAAACTTTAGAAGATTATATTGGAAGCTACAATGCAACTGTTGTTGATGATATTTTGGATGAAGACGGAATAATCATCGGTATTTTGAATATGGATGAATTTGCAGCAGGAAGTTCAACTGAAACTTCATACTACGGACCAACACAAAACCCTGCCGCAATGGGAAGAATACCTGGAGGTTCATCTGGAGGAAGCGCAGCGGCAATTGCAGCAAAAATGTGTGATATTACACTTGGATCAGATACCGGCGGGTCTATCAGAAATCCTGCTTCACATTGTGGTGTTTTAGGATTCAAACCAACATACGGTGCCGTTTCAAGACAAGGTTTGCTTGATTTATCTATGAGTTTAGACCAAATCGGACCGCTTTCAGATGACGTGAGCGGTATTGCTCTTGCATTAAATACTATTGCAGAATATGACAAAACCGAGTGCACAACCTTAAACTGGGAAAAACCAGATTTCACAAGCGTATTGGAAGATACCAGTTTGGAAGGAATGAAAATAGCCGTGTGTAAAGAATTCATTGATGTAACCGATGATGAAATTAACAAAACCATCAATCAGGCTATTAATAAATTAGTTGATGCTGGCGCAGAGCTTGTTGAAGTAAGTTTTGACTACATTGACTTATGCCTGCCGACATATTACTTAATCAACTATGTTGAATTCTTCTCTGCAACAAGAAAATACGATGGAAGAAAATACGGTTCTAAAATTGAAGATGTATGTGGAGAGGAAGTGCTTAGAAGAATAAAAATAGGTTCCCACATTGCAGAAGCTGAATTTAGCGGCAAATACTACAAACAAGCTTTAAAGGCAAGATCAGTAATCAGGTCTGAAATTACTTCAATGCTTGAAAATGTAGATTTGATTGTTGGACCAACCGTGCCTAAACTTCCTCATGAAATTGGTACTGAGTTAGAACCAATGGAAATGTATGCTTATGATGTTTTAACTGTAATAGCTAATTTAGCAGGTATTCCGGCAGCAAGCATACCTGCCGGTAAAGTGGAAGGCATTCCAGTAGGATTGCAACTACAGGCAAAACCATTGGATGATTTAAAAATTATTAAAGCTATGAGTGTATTTGAAAACACTCAATAACCTCTTTTTTTCATAACTTTTTTTACACTTGAAATACATCTCTTTAATATTT comes from the Methanobrevibacter sp. genome and includes:
- a CDS encoding 2-isopropylmalate synthase, coding for MTLKNMETLKKEDMNLADKIYIFDTTLRDGEQTPGVALTVDEKIQIAQKLNNLGVDKIEVGFPASSPGEVNAARKIKARDLDSTLVGLARCLVSDIDAVIDADLDYVHSFIGTSPLHRDYKLKMSKDEIVQKAVNIVEYAKDHGLTVEFSAEDATRTERDFLFEIFNEVVGAGADFLDIPDTVGVLTPIVTHELITDLKNNFKTPLSVHFHNDFGLATANTLTAIECGANQAHVTVNGVGERTGNCSLEELVMSLKVAYGIDLGLDTARFYSLSTLVSRLTGIKMPINKPIVGANAFAHESGIHVHGILNNASTYEPMSPEMVGHSRRIVLGKHTGVNALKSKLKDYHIDLNENQFRKVFDEIKSLGDSGKCVTDDDLIAIAITELSSARETPIVIKGLSISMGANVSPTATVKLEIDGVEKETASTGVGPVDAALNAVRELIQDTLDIELEEYNLEAITGGTDALAEVFVISSDSNGNRSTGRSTNQDIVMASILAVLDSINKLLLIKRSI
- a CDS encoding sugar phosphate isomerase/epimerase, which encodes MKLGFTTLALFMEDNNKIINLAKEHGFEIIEILGEGPFFGKNNMEYKNCGLDIRIHAATVDINIASLNRGIRAESVKQMIQCGQYAESINAKTITVHPGIIGRNEPRIRKAALEIAIESVGEIIDNTNVEVSVENMPVRAKFLANKVEELEMIQNETGCCLTIDTGHGNTCGNLKEMLDLKNISYCHLNDNDGEKDQHITLGEGTLDLNLLKKIDTAIIELNNFDNILKSKEVIDNL
- a CDS encoding HAD family hydrolase, with product MKKAIVFDNSGTLIQRFRVIKDVINDEIFTDINSLDLIDSADALTLVVLQYNTNKLLNLDPDTLISDVIKNCEIDFDISYSTKQFSKAEVKDILFADNSTKVSDITDGFDILREKIPHMELCNGSALIVDMNSGVVAYTITSAGKFFPKVFETIEILKSRGIEIYIASGDRKGAINRLACMLDVPLDNAYGTVSTRGKCELVSILQDGGYKVMMVGDGLNDILAFNRADISVLTIEQQEEVSPKMMDKTDYIIRDIFEVTNIDF
- the gatA gene encoding Asp-tRNA(Asn)/Glu-tRNA(Gln) amidotransferase subunit GatA, encoding MKVIEKLNSIKNGEMTAKENVESFIKVIDENNENINAFIELNYENALKQAEAIDKKIADGSDVGALAGLVFGIKANINVEDLTISAASKTLEDYIGSYNATVVDDILDEDGIIIGILNMDEFAAGSSTETSYYGPTQNPAAMGRIPGGSSGGSAAAIAAKMCDITLGSDTGGSIRNPASHCGVLGFKPTYGAVSRQGLLDLSMSLDQIGPLSDDVSGIALALNTIAEYDKTECTTLNWEKPDFTSVLEDTSLEGMKIAVCKEFIDVTDDEINKTINQAINKLVDAGAELVEVSFDYIDLCLPTYYLINYVEFFSATRKYDGRKYGSKIEDVCGEEVLRRIKIGSHIAEAEFSGKYYKQALKARSVIRSEITSMLENVDLIVGPTVPKLPHEIGTELEPMEMYAYDVLTVIANLAGIPAASIPAGKVEGIPVGLQLQAKPLDDLKIIKAMSVFENTQ